Part of the Drosophila gunungcola strain Sukarami chromosome X unlocalized genomic scaffold, Dgunungcola_SK_2 000021F, whole genome shotgun sequence genome is shown below.
GCGCAACTTAaggtaccaaaaaaaaaaacaaaaaaaaagtggtaaGATATCCAATTCGATTCTTGTTTCGTTGGCTTTTTGATAACATTAGACATTCATGTACATATAATCGTAGACTAAATCAGTGTTATGcatataataaaaacacaatattCTCTCTGAAGGCACATAATTACAGGGGCTGGCGCCTTATTATCTGTCCGATCTCGAATACCCAACGGCCCCCTATATTTTAGAAGGGGATTAAGTCGAGGCAGGATTGGattgatatataaatatataaatctcGCATGAGAGGGCAAACTTTGCTATAGCAATGGAGTATATTGATTATACATGATAGTTAGCAAAGTGCTTACAATGACAGCTTAGGGGAAGGGAGGGTTTTGGAGTCGTCATAAGCAGTTGCCACTGTGGTCCTTTCTTTCATCTTAACCTATATGTTTACAtggatatttgttttttaagacCAATTGCCGCAGAAATCTCCGATTTTTAAGTGgctctttaaaaacaaatcgaaaaatctaacaaaatgggaataccgatttttacaatatcaatataatataaaactataataaaatgattaaaaatctttaaatatttcattgaCGTTTTTTGGGATTTAGTTTAGTCTTAACtgaaaagagttttttttagatCCCTGGAGATTTATGCGACACTTGGTCTGTTCCCTTCCTTCGATTAGTTTGGATTTCGTTgcacggtttttttttttttttattatattggtTCCCCGCGGGACCTTGCCTTGCTATTTGTGAAACAAGAACTCCTGGCCCCGGAAGTGTCTTCCTCAGTAGGGATTCACTGCAGCCAGACCCACTCTTCCGCCGGATCTGGCGAACACGGGCTCTGCGTAGCTGTGCCGGTAGCCCTTGGGCATTTGGGCCAGGGGTTTGCCGGAGTTACCGCTGGAGGAAACACCACCGCCATTGCCGCCGCCCACATCATTGGACCGGCTGGGCGTGGCCGCGGGCGAGGGATAGCGCTCCAAGTGGCCGCGACCCGAGCCAGATGTCGAGGCGTTTTTCGTTTCCACCGTTTGCAGGAACTCGCGGGAGTGGGCCCGTCCGCCGGGTCTCTCCTGGCGGTCCCTTTCCCGCTCCTGGCGATACGGATCCCGCGACTGCTCCCGATTATAGTCCCGCTCGCGGTCCCGCTCTCTGTCCCGTACCGATCGCTCCATGTGTCTGCTGGGCGGCTGTTGCGGTGGCTCCGCCTCCCATTCGCCACGGGATCGGGCTCGGGATCGGTTTGGATCACGTGGATGCGGCTTCTCGCTGGCCACCACCACCGGCGGTGACGgcggctcctcctcctcgctcCACTGCTCGTAGGTGCCGGGTGGCTCCATGGAGCCGCGTCGCCTGCGCGAGGATGACCTGTACGGATCGCGATCCCTGTGCGATGGCGGCGGCGCATCGCGTTCATCGATGTCCGGATATCGCTGGACCCCGGGGCGCTGCTCCATGGCCCGGAACTTGTCCTTGGCATCGTGGAAGCGATCGCGCTGCGAGCCCTGCGATGGCGCTGCTCCCTGCTCCCTGAAGTCCCGTTCGCGTTCGCGATCGCGATCCCGTTCCCTTTCCCTATTCTTGGGATTACTCTCGGGATAACGCATGCCCGTGGACTTCATCATCTTCTCCATGCTCTGGATGTAGGGCAGGCTCTCGGCCTCTCTGTAGGGATTACGATCCCGGGAGTGATCGCGATCGTGATCCCTGCGCCGCTCACGGTCGGGTTCCCTTTCGCCCCGCTCCCTGTCATGCCGCCTTTCGGTGGTCCTTTGACCCAAATCCGAGCTCCTGGGACCCAAATCGGAGCTTCTGGTACCCAAATCCGTGCCCCTGTGCACTGCGGCATACTTGGAGATGCCCGATGTGGGCACTCCACCTGGTCCGGTCTCGAAGGGCAGATCCGAGGGCTCCACATAGCGATGGCGATAGCGCTGATCCTCGCCGCCGTAGTTCTTGagcagctgctgcttcttGCTGGTGTACTCCATGAACTTCTGCTTGTCGGTGAGGTTCTCCTTGCGGTGAGGATGGTGCAGTGGCAGGGCCAATGGCAGTGGCATGGGGATGGCCAATGGCTCACTGCCCGGATCCGAGTCCTCGAAGTCATCGTGATTGTCCTCCAAACGGGCGGATCGCGGCTTGCGATCGTGCTCGCGCTCGCGCTCGTGGGAGAGCTTCTTGTTCAGCAGCCGATTGATCTCGTTGTACTTGTCCGTATCCCGCAGCTTGGCCGGCTGAAGGTGATGGTTGCCGGGGGATGACGGTGATTTGCCGCTGCtgtgcagctgctgctcctgctgcagcaCCCGATTGAACTTGGCATCATAGTCGGCCGGCCGCATTATGATCGGCTTGATCTCATCCTCGCGACTCCACGACTTGTTGGAAATGGAAGCCGGCGTTTTGGTCCGCTCTCGATCTCGATCACGATCACGATCGTGATTTCGTTCACGATCACGTTCACGTTCCCTTTCCCGCTCACGTTCTCtatcccgctcccgctccctATCCCGCTCACGTTCTCtatcccgctcccgctcccgctccctATCCCGTTCCCGCTCCCTTTCCCGCTCCAGTTCCCGCTCGCTGGGACGCGGCTGATACGGCTTGGCTGGCAGATCCCGCAGATAGCTATCCTCCGGCGGTTGGACGGCGCTCTTCCGCTTCAGTTGCCCGTGATGGGGCAACGCGATTTGTGACGGTTTCAAGGCGATCACCGAGTTGTCCGCCTCGTTCGACCAGTGCTCGTCATCTGAAAGATTGacaaattattgaataaatattacaaGCTTGCAAATAAGCTAACAACTATAGCTTAACCTAACTAACAGTctaaaatgattaattttacTACATaacaagaaatacaaatatgtttactcgaaaacatttattttatatttttaatcgaAATTAATGGAAAACGAATATGTGACACATTtactataatattttaatattaagtaatgcaatgtttaataatttgatttaatatttaattttgaatttcttaggcagatatttatttttactattccattATTTTATCAGTGTATGTGAAATCAAAAAACCACACCtggtattaaaaatttgtgaGCAAAAATCaggaaaaatatcaaataatatataacaatGTGTAATTAAATGTGTTATTAAATAACTAGTTGATCTATTTTTAGATCctaattctatttttttttttgggataaGGAGATGATTAATAGGATAtgttttatgtatatttaagaGACACTCACCGCTGGAGCTGTTGAGCTCGTGTCGCTCGGGACTGGGTGCCAAATCGGAGCCGATGCCCGAGGAGCCGCGCGACGAGACCTGCTTTCCATTGGCAGTGGCTGCCGCTCCGGCCGCTGGATTGGCCGACCCAGGTCCCGACCCTGCCCCCTGGCCTTGACCCTGGCCCTTGGGCGAGCCGCCCACAATCAGGGCGTTGCGACAGCGTCTCAGCTCGATGGCCGTCAGGTTGCCCTTGGAACGGTGCACCGTATCGTAATCCCTCGGCGGCAGGAGCAACGGCGGTCCATTGCCGTTCAACTTTGCCCGCAGCTCAGCGGCCAGCGAGTCGAAGAGGTCGCTGTTCTGCTGCGGCGTCAGCGGGGGGTGGTGCAGCGGCGGATGTGGGTGGCCATGcggcggatgcggatgcgagtgcgtgtgcgagtgcgagtgcggaTGTGGCTGCTGCTTGCCATGCGGCGGCGAGCGGGAAACGGGCGATGATCCGCCGGCCAGGCCGTGCTCCTCGCTGCACTCCGATTCCCGGGTACTATTGCCGGTATCGCTGCCCAGGGAGCTACTGAATCGCTTTGGCGAGGACGTCTCGTGCCGACGACCTTGATATACGCCCGTTCCCCCTCCCCCACCCGATCCCGACTGTTGTGACTGCAGCTGGTGGTGGTGCGATCCAGTGCCTCCGATTCCGGAGGACGACGACTTGCCATTGGACTCGTGCCGCTTCTCGCCACTGTGATTGTTATTGCCGTTCATGGGGATGGGTGGCAGGATTCCCAGTctgcaaaatttgttttcggTGAGTACTCAagttttcgttgtttttaagttaagttgtttagttacaatattttttttataattcttaaAGCAATTATCTAACCAAAACTTGATTTTAAAGCTAAGATTTAAGTTTGAAACTTTCTATTATATTTGTGACACTTTTtacttacttatttttaatgcgaaagtcaattaaaaacatttttttagctaAGTAATGGGAAAATATGCTCTGAATTTGGAATGTCATAAATCGTTTTATTCGTCACAACATTTTCCATTCGATTGAaacttttgccacttttcgcAAAACATAATTTGTCAGCTGCATAAAACAGTCAATCTTATGAACGTGATTCTtattaagatatttatttgtgaaaaaaacattttttgtattaaaaattaaatgaaaaatcagCAAAGCTACAAATACATATGTTAAGTTCATATAAAAGACCGTTAGCTACTAGAATTCTGAATATGTTTTCTCTTTGCCTGGCAGCTTTTCAGCGTTTATCGATGGTGGCAGCTTGGCCAGGCGGCAACTTTGAAAACAGAATTTCCGCGAAGCCATCGAGCGAGCT
Proteins encoded:
- the LOC128260277 gene encoding zinc finger CCCH domain-containing protein 13; protein product: MALRLRRDVQKASYYVWFLGAEEAKGLRGARVINSVLPYLVDRSRGQEPLKVTLQVSHKGIKIVQGASKHLIPHSAITSSVQTDDIVACVLLLYNPATKCPLHVHAYRCDSETTAEALHLQLQILINRPDNQKRFEELETRLGILPPIPMNGNNNHSGEKRHESNGKSSSSGIGGTGSHHHQLQSQQSGSGGGGGTGVYQGRRHETSSPKRFSSSLGSDTGNSTRESECSEEHGLAGGSSPVSRSPPHGKQQPHPHSHSHTHSHPHPPHGHPHPPLHHPPLTPQQNSDLFDSLAAELRAKLNGNGPPLLLPPRDYDTVHRSKGNLTAIELRRCRNALIVGGSPKGQGQGQGAGSGPGSANPAAGAAATANGKQVSSRGSSGIGSDLAPSPERHELNSSSDDEHWSNEADNSVIALKPSQIALPHHGQLKRKSAVQPPEDSYLRDLPAKPYQPRPSERELERERERERDRERERERDRERERDRERERDRERERERERERDRERNHDRDRDRDRERTKTPASISNKSWSREDEIKPIIMRPADYDAKFNRVLQQEQQLHSSGKSPSSPGNHHLQPAKLRDTDKYNEINRLLNKKLSHEREREHDRKPRSARLEDNHDDFEDSDPGSEPLAIPMPLPLALPLHHPHRKENLTDKQKFMEYTSKKQQLLKNYGGEDQRYRHRYVEPSDLPFETGPGGVPTSGISKYAAVHRGTDLGTRSSDLGPRSSDLGQRTTERRHDRERGEREPDRERRRDHDRDHSRDRNPYREAESLPYIQSMEKMMKSTGMRYPESNPKNRERERDRDRERERDFREQGAAPSQGSQRDRFHDAKDKFRAMEQRPGVQRYPDIDERDAPPPSHRDRDPYRSSSRRRRGSMEPPGTYEQWSEEEEPPSPPVVVASEKPHPRDPNRSRARSRGEWEAEPPQQPPSRHMERSVRDRERDRERDYNREQSRDPYRQERERDRQERPGGRAHSREFLQTVETKNASTSGSGRGHLERYPSPAATPSRSNDVGGGNGGGVSSSGNSGKPLAQMPKGYRHSYAEPVFARSGGRVGLAAVNPY